The window ATAGATATACTTTCTCTGGTGTCTTCGGCAAAGCTAAAACAAGAATACATTTACATCCTTGGTTCTTTCAGCATTAATTGGAAAACTTTGAGATTTGCTGTGTGTCTCCCAAGCCATTCTTTTTTATCCCACCTGTCAGGTATAGATGGCAATACTTTAAACAAAGTTAAATTTGTTATACCTGAAGAGAACCAATCCTGACCTAGAATGGGTGAATGAATAATTAGTTGGTAGCCAATGCCTAAGCAACTCACATAGGCCCTGGCAGACTCAATAAGTCCATCTAGGAACAGCTGCAGGAAACACCTCTTCAGTTTAGATTTAAAACATGTGCATGCTCTTTCAGGTTGATGAGGATTATGGTGTGGACTGGACAGGACAACATAATCGCCGCCCATCAAATGAGATCACCATTCCTGAGATTCAGCTCCCAGATGCACTGAATGAGCAAGACCCTGCTGTGCTACCAATACTTCAGAATCACTTGTAGAAAGACATTATTACATTTAATCAGTTTCTATGtcaggaggattttttttttttttttttttaatttttacagcTTTGTAGCTAATACTGACTCAAAACAGCATAACCAATTTCATTTTCAACAAAACAGTGAGTGGCTataaaacaggatttgttttaTACAGCTGTCACTTTAATGATATTCATTTCTTGGTTGGATATACAGTACATGTCAACTCTGAGCAGATTTAATACAATGAACACAGTACAGTAGTGTAACATCttaattcaaataattttttctataaattttttttgtatcagtaGCGagtataaacaaaacatattgtGTAATTTATAATGTACAGTGAACAACTGATTTTGATATCTGAACTCTTCAtcagtttatattaaaaaagCCATAAATGCACACCTGTAGTGTGTATTTTTCACTGTCAAGTGTATTAAAAAGAACTAGAACTCACTAGATTGTCCGTTTCTTTGAACACTGAGTACAGTAATGTGATGCAAGAAATAAGAAATGGTCTAATTTTACCATGTGGTTATGGAATCAATCGTAAACCAGACCAAAACCTGAGTCAGTAGAGTTGAGACACACCTGAATGTCCATTAGAAATGACTCATAGGTACAGTAGTGTGCAGGAAGACGTAGTACTTCAAAACCGGTGGAAGACTTTGGAAGATTGCTGTTGACCACTTCCACAGTCATTTCTCGGCAAGACTTCCCATCCTGTCCAAAACTTGATGAGGGCTTTTTGTTGTGCACAAGATGCTGCAACAGAAGATTGTTTTAAACTATGACATCCTATATTCATTATTTTGAATCTTTTATAGAGAAATACCATAAAAGATGACCACTTACATACAGGGCACCAGACATTTTTGCCCCACTCAAATTGCTGTTGTAGCTTTTATAGATATTTTTATGTTAACAAAGCTAAAAGTAGTCTACATACAATTCTAGTGCAACTGATAATGCCACCACTTATGTATTGCATGGAGCAAATAACAAAATTATACTATAGTGTAGAACTGGGCGATAGAACaataacgatatgtattgcgaaataactttttctcaatagaaaaattaaactattgtgATAGACCTCACCGCTCTTGTccttttataaaaaaatatatatatatcgtgatatgaaaaaatctcatatcgcccagctctactataGTGTACTTTGTTAATGACCCAAGATCACTGGACTGTATGTAATTTACCAAAGTATAATCAGAGAAAACCAATGGCAAAATACCTATCGCAGCAGACTTACCATTTTCAATGAAGGACCGAAGGTAACCTGCCACTCTGCATTTATCCTCGAGAgcattcctcttcttcctcatcttcatcttctGTGGCAGGCCACAGTCATGTTATAGCTTTACTTATCTTGTAGTCTTAAGAGCATCAGCAACATTAggtgtatttttattaaatgtaacCCAACTGTTCAACTAACCCAAGCATACAAAACAGTATATTGGTGTTTTGTGTCAACAATTAATGTTCATCCTTCATAAATTAACCAAATACCTTTACTATTCAGATGTTAAAAGATGTGACCTGACCTTACCTCACAACAGGGAGCAGTCTCTGATTCCCTTGGTAAGAAAGGAGGAATGATGTCTGATCTTTCTGTCAGAAGCGGCCATACCATGGTTTCCTTAAGCCCTTTCCTCAGCTGCTTGACTTGACGACTTGTTTGTGTTATGACCTACAACGGTGAGACCAAACCAAAACTGAAGTTGGAGTCTGTAAAGTGacacacactttaaatgttaaatatttaaagaacaTCCACTATACTAGtaaaagcattttcaaattATACCCACTTACAAAATCACTACGTTGAACTAaaattgctttcttttctttcacataGATTACTTGTCTTCCATATTAGCACAGAAGATAAGCCACTTTAAAACAGTCATGAATAACTATTACCTACAACAATGTAAATAGTAATACAGACATTAACCCAGAAGACAATTATTTTCTCTTACCTAATTTATAGAATTCTTTGCTATGATAAAaaacagtattaaaaaaaatctgtgactaAACTGTTTAAAAAGCTCATATttggcagacagacagactaaCCAAGCAATAATAACATATCGTTACTTACCCTGAACAGCGTTTCGTGGAGTGGAGCTAGCTGTGATAGCGTTAGCATTTGCTAACGTTAACCCTGTGCGGTTGTGATGAGAACTTGGACCAGGGACCACTTCATCTCCAGTACACTGCTGCAATACTCAGACTGAGGTGAAGACGTTCAATCTAAGCGGTTAGCAAGTTCTTTGAGTAACTCAGAAACGGACTTGTTTCCTGCAGCCATGCCCTTCACAAGAATTGATACACCTGTAACGTTATTCGCGCCCAGTGTTTTGCATTTGTCGGTGCCTTAAGTTTATTTTGAGCTGCATACTGCTGCCAGCTGCATAGGAGACGCATTGCACCATTAAACCTAAATCGACAATTCATGTGCTATTACTTATGTCTGAGTAAAGGAGCAACCAATCACACAACTGGCTCCGCCCTGTCTCTCTTGATTGACAGACAAAGTCATTCTGCTGAAAAGTCGCATTATGAAATAAATAGACCATCGGGAAAAACGggattttgaaataaagactgactttgaaaaaaggtcattttggaataaaaacggctggaaataaataaaatgcctcaggaataatctgttattgtgaaaaataatgaccatgaaataatatttcacaataataagtaaatttatatagcagaatgcaatatatttcacaataatgagcattgttttcaaaatgtgttccatgatttcacaatatcattctcacattacatatctgtcttatttattcacatagttatttatttcatcttgacctatttatttatttaattttgaacactttggagttccatagatcagcagttttttgtttttttttacaatactCAGACCAGTACGTCTGCATAATTTTTAACAGTACCTCTTACATCCTTTtgccactagatgtcagtaaaAATCTCTTTCTCTACATTAATAGGATGTTTTATTtagaaagttttatttaaaaagcaaacGTGGGTCTGTGCTCAATTCTAGCCATATCTAAGTAAAAATCATGATCTCTAGCTGTAAGTTATTGTCTTTTATTCTTATCTTTGCGATGTTATATTCCGTTAATATTACTTTTATAAGCTCTTTACAGGTAAACAGGCAAAACAGATTGTTTTGTGTTGCTATTAAAATAATTATCATTAACTGTTATTTAATGCCACTGAGAAAAACTTTTGCAAAGAGACCGATAACACGCAGAGCCGTCAGCTGGGGCCAATCAGAGAGCTGTTTTCAAACCCAAGCCCCTCCCGTCTGTACTTAAGAGCCAATGAGAAGCGGAGTAGTATTTTTAAATCCTCCACGCTCTCTCCGGAGTGATGCGGTCTGATATTTGTCGTTGCAGTGAACTGAGTACAGTAAGGGACCAGAAGACACAGGACTGCATTTAACAGCTCCCACGTCCTCTGtggatttttatttgtgtaCTGACATGGCAAAAGGTAACTGAGACGTGTTGCTGTTTGTGTAGTAGCTGACTGCTAAATGCTAGTTAGCGCAAAAAAAGGGACTAGGTTTGTTAAAATACACGTGGCTGTTTACAAATAAAACTCAGCGGTAGTGTTTTTTTTGTCGTATATGTCAATGAATTGTTAGATAGAAGAGCTCAAATTTATTCATGTCTATGTTTATGCAGGGAAGAAAAATGTGCTGAGAGTCGACAAAAAGCCAGAGAACCCTGCTGAAGATACAGTAACCTCACTGACGGAGACAAAGGAAAACAAGCCAGCAAATAACAAGGTAACAAGGCTCTCCTCAGCTTATGCATCTCCAAAGCAGGAAGCTCACATTTTCTGGTAAACCAATTAGTGTTACTCTTGCAAGGGGTAAATCCTCCGCTTCATGCTGTGAACTAGGGGTTTCAAAAATAAGGGCCCGGAGACCAGAAGCTGCCCGGCAGATATTCCAGTACGGCCCAACTGGACAGGTTGAAAGAAGACCtacattttggacttttaactttaATGTTATAGGTTTTACAGCTTTAGCTTTACTGATAAACACCTCCCTTCTGAGTATTCATGCTACACCAAAGTAACTAGGTTGATAGTTACAAAATATCTAATCAAAGTGGGCTTAATCTAGCTAGTGGATGTAAAATAAGTATGAGATTCCCTCTAGGTCCTTCATGTCCTTACTCAGAGTCCGGCCACAGTGGACACCTGGTTTCAGTACAGCTATTTGTATGTTATAACTTACTCCTTCTCTGTGTCTGAGTGAATGACCAACAGTAGTACAAGGATTCACTGACCATGTTAATGAATTCTTGTGAGAGAAACTCCGCTTGACACACAAGtagagagggagaaaaacttGAACATTTAATTTGAGCAATTTGAAATTTAGGCCTGTGGCTTGCAAATGGCAGAAAAATATTAATGCCTCATCTTTTTTACAGTTTGCGCACTGTATGGGTCAGGAATGTATGCTCCTAATTTACTTTAGATTGCTGCATCCACATTCCTGTACTTGATTTAAACTGGATATTTGAATCGGTTAAATtgtgagcagattttcctgCAAGTCCTGTCAGAAAATCTCAGTTTAGTGTTCCCTTTTATATATGTTATAAAGTATTGAATGAGTGAGAAACAGCTGATTATGGACAGAGTCTTTGTTAGAGTTGCCAGACCAAGCCGTGCAGTTTTTGCAATTTGttcatggtttgtttttttttggactCGGCTGGATTAAAGCGATGgataaaatctgttttctgttctcaaagGTGCTGGAAAGCACAGTGCTAAGTGTGCAACATGTCTCTAGATTTAGACAAGTTCCTGAACAGTGATGAAATGCTACACTTTGTTTATTGCATCAGATCACTCTCATACAGCTTTCTCTTTATGACCCATGTTTATAATGATTTTTGTAGGGTTGTAAAGGTAACGTGCAGACAGTTCTCCCAAGTCTACGGACTCCAAGCAAGCCCAGGTCCCCTCTGAGTGACAGTTCAAGCACGCTCATTCAGGAAGGAAATGATTCGGATTCAACTAAACCAGATAtgccaaaactgaaaaaaggtaAATTCTTAAATTAAGCACTTACTCTGTTATTTCACTGTTGTCCTTTTAGTTGCTGTTTCATCAGCATTCATGTGAGCTACACAACTTTCCAGGCTACTAGTAGTAGTAGCGCTCACTGACCTGTTCTTCTTAAATAtttgtggtgtttttgtttcttctgtgtttaaggCTCATCCAATAAAATGAAAGCTGAGGTATCCAAAGTCCAGAAGGCTGAAATGGCTTGTCATAGTGATGAAACAAGAGAAAAGGCCTCTGAGCAACCAAGCTCCACCTCGCATACTGACGTCAGGTCTGCAACAGATGGCAGTGTCCCAAAATCCAAGTCTCGGGGCAGAAATGGACACAAGCTGGGAGCAAAAAAGTGGGTACATGTCACCAACGTGCCAGTCTCATTAAAAACACAGAGGGGGTGGGCACGGACTCTTTCACACTCACTTGCACAAGCATAATGACTTATTACTCTGTCTCTTGTTTTCAGGATGGAGAGTAAAGCTCTTCAAAACAGAAAGGTCACTGACTACTTTCCCATCAGGCGcagtaacagaaaaacaaatgcagaGTTAAAGGTCTGTATTGACTAATACTTTTCCAGATTTCTGAAAGGACTTCAAAATTTTTtggttgggtttttcttttttttttttctttttgaaagccACTAAATGCTGATCTATGACTCATTAAAGCATAGAGGCACCTAACTCGAGGGATGAACCATGAGTTGTGTCTACACAGTTGGCAAAGAAACAGTTAAATAACACATAATTTATTAGTTTCTTTTAGTTTATTAGTTTctttcactgaagcctcattgGAAATGGTCTCTGTGGAGTGGCTGTCGAGCCATTCTTAAGGGAGGGGGCGAaactattaaaacaaaaatgtatatAAAGTTGTCTTGATGTtctctttaataaaaaaaaaaaaaactaaactaaatgatCTAATCACTGTTAACAGAGTGAACAACACAAGCACCTCGATGACCTGATAAAGAATGACATTGAAGAAGGAATGGAGGTAATGTTTACATTTGTGCCACTACAAAACTCTGCATGCAGACATGATCCCTGAATGCTGGTTAAGCAACATTTGCTAATCCAGTGTACATTTTCACTGTGAACAGGTCAAAAACATAGACGGCAAGGGGAGAGGGGTATTTGCTGTGAGTTGTTTCAAAAGGGGAGATTTTGTCGTGGAGTATCACGGAGACCTGCTGGACCTGGCTGAAGCTAAAATCAGAGAGGCCCAGTACGCTGAGGATCCTCAAACAGGCTGTTACATGTACTACTTCCAGTATCAATCCAAAACTTACTGGTAAGTCCAAATGGCATTGCTCTGCAAGAGGTCTCACACCCGTGCACACAAACCTTCAAAGTATGTGAGATTAATCTTTAATCATCAGTTTATTCAGTGTTGGCGTCTCACCATAGACCTGTATATATTCACcctatgactttttttttttttttttttttttttttccctccaaatAGTTTCTGTGTCATTTTTGTCTCCCTGGAAATCGAAATTCTAGTTGTAcataggttttgttttgttttttttagaatcaTAAAAGCATGTGTTCTTTAGGATGAGTAATTATTTCTTTAATACAAAAAGCACTGTTATAAAACTTTATTCTAGCTGACATTTTATTATGCGAAAGACATCTCctagaattaaaaacaaaagtttaataGCTGTGATTTTAGTATGGACACCTGTCTTGTGTTGTGACAGTCATGTCTGTGTATCACAGTGTTGATGCCACAAAGGAAACGAGTCGGCTTGGTAGGCTGATCAACCACTGTAAAACTGGAAACTGCCAGACGAGGCTTCACCCCATCGATGGAACGCCTCACCTGATCTTGGTCGCCTCCAGAGACATCAATGCAGGCGAGGAGCTGCTTTACGATTATGGCGATCGGAGTAAAGCCTCAATCCTTGCTCACCCATGGCTCAAACACTGAGAccttgaccttttttttttttttttttttctttccgttAATATATGAATTTGTCCCGTCTGCTGTCCAGTTTCTTTATGGAAAAAGATGTGAtacttgaaatgttttattttgtatagaTGCTCAAACTTCAGCTGGTGAAGTATATTTTTTATCAGGATTTTATATCTTTATGAAATGTAGCAGTCATTTTCTTTGAGAAGCAGGTTTGCACTGTGAACGGGGTTTCCTTTAGTAATTGTCATTCTAGCTTTTGTAAATTATTACATGTGCTGTAAATTGAGGAATAAAGCGGTCTTCATTCCTGCCGTGACATGATTGGTGGTGCATTCAATAACTAAATAAGGGACACATCTACTATCCTCCAGGTGGGACAAGACCATATCGTGCATCGGGGGTTTCAAACATAAGGCCAGGAGCCTGAATTGGCCTGGCGAAGACTCCAATGTGACCCATGGGATGGCTTTTTCAAACATTGtgaattgttttttctttttaaactataTTTTCACAGGTTTTACAGCCTGGGCCATTCACAgcacaccaaagtaattaaattatagatttttatttttatttatttatttttataaacacatttacttctttcaatttaagcccaaagagtCATGTTGGCAGATTTCTTTCACTTACTACAGCAGTGTTTCTTCTCCATGAGACCTTCTGTTGAAATTGCAAAGTGACGGTACATTATGAATTGTTCTGTTATAGCCCAGCCACTACTGTGATTACAGTGAtgatatttaacatttagagcCACTTAATTATGGGCTGGTTCCCATATGCAACACATGTCATTCTTGCTTCATTCATACAATGAACACATTGGAGAACAACTCCGCTGAGTCCAGTCTCTAGCCATGCAGTCTAAAGTGCCGTTGGTGACCTGTTCCACCTCCTGCGCTACTGTCACCTCAAAATTAAACTCACAACATGATGCAGTGTGGTGCATTTTTATATAAAATCTTAAATGGTAAAAGGCTAAAAGTGTAATTACTCTGTCATCTTTTATaacttaaaacaacatgaatacAAATAACTATTTCACCTAATACCTGTATAATAAACACTACATCTGTGCCTCTTCCCTCCTTTTTAATCGCCTAATTCctacatttattttagcaattGAAACATCCGTCAACATAGCGTACTGAAATTGATGTCCAGGTCAGAGGCAGGAGGACGTAGGAGAGgagggcacaaagaaataaaagccCATGTAGAGGGGCTTGTATCCAGCAATGGTCTCCAGCAGATACTGAACTCTAAATACTATGTTGCATGGTCCCTCCATGTTATATGTCCACAAATTCTTTAGTGCAGTTAGGAGATAAAAGCAAAATTTGCTACAAAATTTCTTTAAAACGTACCTGACGAGGCTTTAAGAGTGAAAGTAGGAATATTTCCACACATGCAGCTAGCACTTGAGATTGGGTTAAACAAGTGTGTAGTGTTAAAGCCATTTATCAGTGAGGCtaattgggggggaaaaaagggttCATTTGTTAGAGAGCAAAAAAATGGGACCCTGCAGCAATGAAAAAGGTCATGTGGTTCGAAGGGTGCAGATTTACTCCGTTCCAGAGTGATGGGCATCTTAGGATAAGAAGAGAGGGGATGATGTGATGTAGCAGTCAAGCCTACAGTACGAGCCTGTGGGAGCAGTGTTACGATGTGGTGGTTGGTGACTAATCTAAATATAGTGACCAGGTTTTTCCATCATTGCATGAACTGAACTGTCAACAAAGCTAAAGACAGTTCAGTGAAATATGAGAGTGGGTTACCTTTTTGTCCCGCCTACCCTTCTTCACACAAAACAGAAGTCAACGAGAGGACTTCAGCAAGAACAAAGCCTTGTAATCTGCTGATTAAAGCCTGTAAATCTATGCTGTAATTTGTGTATTAGCAATATTTTTGGCATCTGGCTAAAATATGATAAAACAAAagctttttaaatattcaacTTGAGACAAAACACAAGTACAATCAAATTTATTATTAGATTTTGATTGGGTATTTCACCTTCATTAACAAGATAGAGATGAGTGATGGGAATGTGCCTACATAAAGACCTTATCGTGGctcattaaaaaacaagaaaaaaaaaaaaagctgatgttcaagtttataaataattataaactTGAACATCTAACATGATCATCACTTGTTAAATAATACTTTCCAGTTTCCTTTCCATATCTTATTGTTACAGAATTAAAAGATGTCTACTCTAAAAACATCTTAGGTTAAAAATTAGTACAAAATATAATGCTTATTAAAACTGACAAATACTTCTTAAAAAGTACAAAAGGAGTTTAATTGTGCCGACAAATCCTGTTTGTCTCCTACATGGTCAGTTCTCCGTGAAAGCTTTTCTTCTCATTTTCGCCTGAATGAAAACCTACAAACAGAAAGGTCAGAATTAGCTGAAGGAGCGCTGGTGAACATGGAGCACGCAAACAACGCTGCATCACGGGAGGCTGTGATTACTGACGGAAGCATTTTGGTAGAGGCGTACTCTCTCTCTGCGTCTCGTTCACTGCTCAGACAAACATCCTGAGCGTCAGCATGAATTCACCCAGTCACAAGTATATCATTAGGAGACAGGAGACGGGCTGTGAGAACAATCTCCCTGCTAGCTTATTACAGCATCATGTGGTTGCTGCTCAGAATTCTTCTGAATCCTTTCCATTTGAGGTGCACGGCTTAAAACAAGGCCTACTTTTACTTCCTTTTTTCCGCtttctttatattatttttagtcATCTGTAAATACTTTTGTTGGTAAACCGAGCCAGCTTGTTACTCACAGTTTGCCTATGGTCGTCTTCTCTTCTTTCGTGTCGTTTATCATGGCTGGTCTGTGCTCTGTAGCTGCAGGTGTCTCCACCTGCCATGGTGGAGATGGAGACACCTCCACCATGGCTGGTTCAGCTTGTGGCAGGATCCCACTGCAGGAGAACGGGGATATTTATGATCACTAAGAGTATTTTATAAGACAGGctaatatttcattttatgaGACATGATCGATCTTGCTGCtttaaaatgacaacaaattaaaaaaaacatgatgtgATTGACAATGAAATGTGAGGCTTCTATAATATGCATATATCCTTTTGCATTCATTGGCTAGTTGTGGTTCTTATATTTGTGCACTCAGTGTTATAATTACATAGTCACATTCACTCATTggcactttattaggtacacctgttcaactgctttttaacaaaaatatctaatcagccaatcacatggcagcagcacAATAGATTCATGCACGTAGACCTGGTCAAGAGGAGGTGCTGAACTTTAAACCAAACATCAGAATAGAAATGAAAGGtggtttaagtgactttgaaagtAACATGGGGGTCAAACTAGACATGCTAGTCTGAGTATGTcataaactgctgatctgctgggattttcccacgtGACCATCTCTATGGTTTACAGAGGCTAGCCTTATAAAGACCAGCTCAGATCAGAAACTGAGGCTCAAATTCACACGGTCTCACCAAAATTAGACAatagaagattaaaaaaaatggtgcCTGGTCTGAGGAATCTCGAGTTCTACTGCAATGGCAGGGTCAGAATTTGCCATAAAACAAGATGAAAACGCAGCTCAATTCGCCTTGTTTGAATGGTTCAGGCATGTGGTGGTGGTCATGGTATACTGATGCAGAGGATATTTTCTTGACACACTTTGGGCTTCTttgtaccaactgagcatcgtAGAAACCATCTACCTGATCTTTATAACTACTGTGTACTCATCCTCAGATGGCCGCTTCCATAACAGGccgtgtcacaaagctcagagcatgacagtgagttcagctCAAATGGCAACCACAGTCACCAAATCTAACAGCCTCTAACAGCCCACAAGTCTGCAGCAAtggtgtgatgctgtcatgtcaacatcaaaatctgaggaatgtttccagctcctTGCTGAATCTGTGCCACAATGAATTAAAGGTTTGAAGGCAAAAGGTGGTCCAACCTACTAGCAAGTTGTACCTAATAGAGTGGCTGATCATTTTATGCATTTCCCCATGGACTCAGTGTAATTCTAGTTGAAACTGATATGAGATTCAAGCCAGTCTGACATAGCATTATACAGCAGCCCATCAATAAATCCTCTTACAAGCGCACAGTCTTCAGGTGTATTGACACTGAGCAGGTGCATTAGCTACATGTTTCtgatataaataaagatttatcATTATTTTATGTACTCTTAGAAGCCAGAGTGAACTTTACATTTCACACCGGTTACCTCTTGTACAGCTGAAGCTCCTCCTGGGCCACCATGAGCTGAGCCTTCAGCTGGTTCCTCTCTTGCAGCACCTCCTTCAGCTCCTGCATAGTGAATCGGGGTCTGTTAGGGTCTGTCAGGTCCACCACCAGCTGGTTCGGTCCCGAAGTctgctgtgattaaaaaaaacaaaaagccatATTTAAAGGTCTACTTCTATCTGACAAGAGCCTGAACTATAGAGTGTCAAACTCACCGCGCCAGGCCTGGAGGAGCCCTCCTTGATGATCCTATCCAGTTCGCTCTTGAGGTTGTCCCGCtccattttcagctcctccagaGACAagttgtacttgttgaccaaaGTCTCAAACATTTCCAACACACGGACTATCCTAAACTGTAGGTCTGACACTTCTTCGCCAGTGCTGCTGATTTTTAACAGATCTCTTCCGATTACGTACGAGATATCATACACATCTTCCACAGTGAGCTCGAAAGCGTCCTTCTCGAAAGCCCGAGCTGGTGACGATTCCTCACCAAACTCCATGACTCAGCGGGACGGCCGAAATAAACTCGACTTTTTTTCCCCCGGATGCCACTCATAAGTCCTTAAACCCCACTCTTTCTCACTCTTTCTCACTCTTTCTCGACTTCGGCTCGTACAGAGCGAAGGTGGCTAACTTTGGAGAAGCAGCACTTCCCCCATCACTCACGCACCAATGGCGTGACTCGTCGGACAGCAGAGGAGGGCAAAGTATCCTAGCGACAGG is drawn from Maylandia zebra isolate NMK-2024a linkage group LG12, Mzebra_GT3a, whole genome shotgun sequence and contains these coding sequences:
- the kmt5ab gene encoding lysine methyltransferase 5Ab; the encoded protein is MAKGKKNVLRVDKKPENPAEDTVTSLTETKENKPANNKGCKGNVQTVLPSLRTPSKPRSPLSDSSSTLIQEGNDSDSTKPDMPKLKKGSSNKMKAEVSKVQKAEMACHSDETREKASEQPSSTSHTDVRSATDGSVPKSKSRGRNGHKLGAKKMESKALQNRKVTDYFPIRRSNRKTNAELKSEQHKHLDDLIKNDIEEGMEVKNIDGKGRGVFAVSCFKRGDFVVEYHGDLLDLAEAKIREAQYAEDPQTGCYMYYFQYQSKTYCVDATKETSRLGRLINHCKTGNCQTRLHPIDGTPHLILVASRDINAGEELLYDYGDRSKASILAHPWLKH
- the rilpl2 gene encoding RILP-like protein 2 isoform X1, whose amino-acid sequence is MEFGEESSPARAFEKDAFELTVEDVYDISYVIGRDLLKISSTGEEVSDLQFRIVRVLEMFETLVNKYNLSLEELKMERDNLKSELDRIIKEGSSRPGAQTSGPNQLVVDLTDPNRPRFTMQELKEVLQERNQLKAQLMVAQEELQLYKSGILPQAEPAMVEVSPSPPWQVETPAATEHRPAMINDTKEEKTTIGKLFSFRRK
- the rilpl2 gene encoding RILP-like protein 2 isoform X2: MEFGEESSPARAFEKDAFELTVEDVYDISYVIGRDLLKISSTGEEVSDLQFRIVRVLEMFETLVNKYNLSLEELKMERDNLKSELDRIIKEGSSRPGATSGPNQLVVDLTDPNRPRFTMQELKEVLQERNQLKAQLMVAQEELQLYKSGILPQAEPAMVEVSPSPPWQVETPAATEHRPAMINDTKEEKTTIGKLFSFRRK